A genomic segment from Spinacia oleracea cultivar Varoflay chromosome 3, BTI_SOV_V1, whole genome shotgun sequence encodes:
- the LOC110797285 gene encoding RNA polymerase II degradation factor 1 isoform X2: MEAAAAAGRGVSLSQAPSQLPSRKQWRVVSEHSDRSSGAEDLERSKLGQSDERTIYEQGQEPIGGVEYCSIQMDGIMGMDDGILQQRIHSLARHREEMQQMENELRAQLIVKSEIVEMQNSFDARYKEQANAVARLQEQLHERDQSMHELERKIEEKDRELHAVRLDSEAAWAKEDLLREQKQEIASFRRERDNIEAERAHHRQQIHDLQEHIQDKERQVSELQEQHRVAQDTILYKDEQIRDAQAWMARVQEMDVLQSSTLQVELRERTEQYNQLWVGCQRQFQEMERLHMQAIQQLQMELAGVRGNSVTYNAEIHNTSTDSSQSVANSGNRVEANGGGTSTNSGSHPNGNSENPQSFVSSGNVSTQTNHAPSLPLTPSILGMPSYLPPGQVTAMHPYIMHQQGANHSVASHVPQSHVGHFQSVSAMTSLQQWQNQQAVSEDPSVNSQNLYSMSQAEENPSRSDSNYGYEYSVNGQSLHPDYLNGHISQGIDPHCQITSNEAAQTLESVEKSYFVGSDPQHSLQQISSHFQEALRLDSLNQTSEIKTDENGAGNISNSEPEIQDVLTEHPGSAIEPSPSESSVHNVHFSEATVNSAGDTVLSESFVSTDQADGLSIGKIPESALLEEGALLACIVRTIPAGGKIRISSTLPNRLGKMLAPLHWHDYKRKYGKLDDFVSSHPELFLIEGDYIQLREGAQGIIAATAAVAKVAAAAAASSPYSSFFPPVAVTPMAHAGRVKKLSSLEPKPMRNSADSSHPSAMHNHHSNGSGYVSGNLSNVKILSKSKDSLELNGHEIRSGQPLMVPAENGAHSDRSILGHPQNQVPIHARGSPNFIAKQQGRTASAGLASRR, encoded by the exons ATGGAGGCTGCGGCCGCTGCTGGACGCGGCGTTTCGCTGTCTCAGGCGCCGTCTCAGTTGCCTTCTCGTAAGCAATGGCGTGTCGTTTCGGAACACTCCGATAGAAGCTCCGGAGCTGag GACTTAGAAAGGTCGAAATTAGGGCAATCTGATGAAAGGACCATATACGAG CAGGGACAAGAGCCGATTGGTGGGGTAGAATACTGCTCGATACAGATGGACGGAATTATGGGTATGGATGACGGGATTTTGCAGCAAAGAATTCATAGTCTGGCCAGACATAGAGAAGAGATGCAGCAAATGGAGAATGAGCTTAGGGCTCAGTTGATTGTGAAATCCGAGATTGTGGAAATGCAGAATAGCTTTGATGCGCGTTACAAAGAACAAGCCAATGCTGTTGCAAGGCTCCAG GAACAACTTCACGAAAGAGACCAATCGATGCATGAGCTTGAGAGGAAGATAGAGGAGAAAGATCGAGAGTTGCATGCTGTGAGATTGGATAGCGAAGCA GCTTGGGCTAAGGAAGATCTTCTAAGGGAGCAAAAACAAGAAATAGCAAGCTTTCG GAGGGAGCGTGATAACATTGAAGCCGAGAGAGCCCATCACAGACAACAGATACATGATCTTCAAGAACATATTCAAGATAAAGAGAGACAAGTGTCTGAGTTGCAAGAGCAG CATAGGGTAGCTCAAGACACGATCCTCTACAAGGATGAACAGATACGCGATGCACAAGCTTGGATGGCACGAGTGCAGGAAATGGATGTCTTGCAATCAAGTACTTTGCAAGTTGAGCTACGGGAACGTACAGAGCAGTATAACCAGCTCTGGGTGGGTTGTCAAAGACAG ttcCAAGAGATGGAGAGGCTACACATGCAGGCGATTCAGCAGCTTCAGATGGAGTTGGCTGGTGTTAGAGGAAATAGCGTAACATATAATGCTGAAATACATAATACCTCTACTGATAGCTCTCAAAGTGTAGCCAACAGTGGAAACCGTGTTGAAGCTAATGGAGGTGGTACATCGACTAATTCTGGAAGTCATCCCAATGGGAATTCTGAGAATCCTCAATCATTTGTTTCTTCTGGCAATGTTTCTACACAG ACCAACCATGCTCCTAGTCTTCCTCTCACTCCATCCATTTTGGGGATGCCTTCGTATCTTCCACCTGGACAGGTAACTGCTATGCATCCGTATATCATGCATCAACAAGGAGCTAATCACTCTGTAGCATCACACGTTCCGCAGTCCCATGTTGGGCATTTTCAATCTGTATCGGCAATGACTTCTCTCCAACAGTGGCAGAATCAACAG GCTGTATCAGAAGATCCTTCTGTCAACTCTCAGAACCTATACTCTATGTCCCAGGCTGAAGAAAACCCTTCAAGATCAGATTCGAATTATGGCTATGAGTATTCTGTCAATGGACAAAGTCTGCATCCTGATTATCTTAATGGTCATATAAGCCAAGGAATTGATCCTCATTGCCAAATAACATCTAATGAGGCAGCGCAG ACCCTGGAGTCTGTGGAGAAGAGCTATTTTGTTGGCTCTGACCCCCAGCACAGTTTACAACAGATCTCTTCACACTTCCAAGAAGCATTGCGTTTGGACTCTCTCAATCAAACCAGTGAAATCAAG ACTGATGAGAATGGCGCTGGCAACATTTCCAACAGTGAGCCTGAAATTCAAGATGTGTTGACAGAGCATCCTGGTTCTGCTATTGAGCCATCACCATCTGAATCGTCTGTTCACAATGTGCACTTTTCTGAAGCTACAGTGAACAGTGCTGGTGACACTGTTTTGTCTGAGTCATTTGTCTCAACTGATCAGGCAGATGGTTTGTCGATTGGAAAAATCCCTGAGTCTGCCCTCCTTGAGGAAGGAGCATTATTAGCTTGCATTGTCCGAACTATCCCAGCAGGAGGCAAAATTCGTATTAGTTCTACG CTTCCAAATAGACTGGGGAAGATGCTTGCACCTCTTCACTGGCATGATTACAAGAGGAAGTATGGTAAACTTGATGACTTTGTGAGCAGTCACCCTGAA CTTTTTTTAATTGAAGGGGATTACATTCAACTTCGAGAGGGTGCACAAGGAATTATTGCTGCTACAGCAGCAGTGGCAAAAGTCGCTGCAGCTGCTGCAGCATCTTCTCCTTACTCATCTTTTTTTCCTCCCGTGGCTGTTACACCTATGGCTCATGCTGGTCGAGTTAAGAAGCTATCATctttggaacccaaaccaatgAGAAATTCTGCTGACAGTTCACATCCATCAGCGATGCATAACCACCATTCTAATGGTTCTGGTTATGTTTCTGGAAACCTTTCCAATGTGAAAATTTTGAGCAAGTCCAAAGATTCTTTGGAACTCAATGGCCATGAGATTAGGTCTGGACAGCCCCTGATGGTTCCTGCTGAAAATGGTGCGCATTCTGATAGATCTATTCTGGGACACCCACAAAACCAGGTGCCTATTCATGCAAGGGGCAGTCCTAATTTTATTGCTAAACAGCAGGGCAG GACTGCTTCTGCTGGATTGGCCTCAAGAAGATA G
- the LOC110797285 gene encoding uncharacterized protein isoform X4 has product MEAAAAAGRGVSLSQAPSQLPSRKQWRVVSEHSDRSSGAEDLERSKLGQSDERTIYEVQQGQEPIGGVEYCSIQMDGIMGMDDGILQQRIHSLARHREEMQQMENELRAQLIVKSEIVEMQNSFDARYKEQANAVARLQEQLHERDQSMHELERKIEEKDRELHAVRLDSEAAWAKEDLLREQKQEIASFRRERDNIEAERAHHRQQIHDLQEHIQDKERQVSELQEQHRVAQDTILYKDEQIRDAQAWMARVQEMDVLQSSTLQVELRERTEQYNQLWVGCQRQFQEMERLHMQAIQQLQMELAGVRGNSVTYNAEIHNTSTDSSQSVANSGNRVEANGGGTSTNSGSHPNGNSENPQSFVSSGNVSTQTNHAPSLPLTPSILGMPSYLPPGQVTAMHPYIMHQQGANHSVASHVPQSHVGHFQSVSAMTSLQQWQNQQAEENPSRSDSNYGYEYSVNGQSLHPDYLNGHISQGIDPHCQITSNEAAQTLESVEKSYFVGSDPQHSLQQISSHFQEALRLDSLNQTSEIKTDENGAGNISNSEPEIQDVLTEHPGSAIEPSPSESSVHNVHFSEATVNSAGDTVLSESFVSTDQADGLSIGKIPESALLEEGALLACIVRTIPAGGKIRISSTLPNRLGKMLAPLHWHDYKRKYGKLDDFVSSHPELFLIEGDYIQLREGAQGIIAATAAVAKVAAAAAASSPYSSFFPPVAVTPMAHAGRVKKLSSLEPKPMRNSADSSHPSAMHNHHSNGSGYVSGNLSNVKILSKSKDSLELNGHEIRSGQPLMVPAENGAHSDRSILGHPQNQVPIHARGSPNFIAKQQGRTASAGLASRR; this is encoded by the exons ATGGAGGCTGCGGCCGCTGCTGGACGCGGCGTTTCGCTGTCTCAGGCGCCGTCTCAGTTGCCTTCTCGTAAGCAATGGCGTGTCGTTTCGGAACACTCCGATAGAAGCTCCGGAGCTGag GACTTAGAAAGGTCGAAATTAGGGCAATCTGATGAAAGGACCATATACGAG GTACAGCAGGGACAAGAGCCGATTGGTGGGGTAGAATACTGCTCGATACAGATGGACGGAATTATGGGTATGGATGACGGGATTTTGCAGCAAAGAATTCATAGTCTGGCCAGACATAGAGAAGAGATGCAGCAAATGGAGAATGAGCTTAGGGCTCAGTTGATTGTGAAATCCGAGATTGTGGAAATGCAGAATAGCTTTGATGCGCGTTACAAAGAACAAGCCAATGCTGTTGCAAGGCTCCAG GAACAACTTCACGAAAGAGACCAATCGATGCATGAGCTTGAGAGGAAGATAGAGGAGAAAGATCGAGAGTTGCATGCTGTGAGATTGGATAGCGAAGCA GCTTGGGCTAAGGAAGATCTTCTAAGGGAGCAAAAACAAGAAATAGCAAGCTTTCG GAGGGAGCGTGATAACATTGAAGCCGAGAGAGCCCATCACAGACAACAGATACATGATCTTCAAGAACATATTCAAGATAAAGAGAGACAAGTGTCTGAGTTGCAAGAGCAG CATAGGGTAGCTCAAGACACGATCCTCTACAAGGATGAACAGATACGCGATGCACAAGCTTGGATGGCACGAGTGCAGGAAATGGATGTCTTGCAATCAAGTACTTTGCAAGTTGAGCTACGGGAACGTACAGAGCAGTATAACCAGCTCTGGGTGGGTTGTCAAAGACAG ttcCAAGAGATGGAGAGGCTACACATGCAGGCGATTCAGCAGCTTCAGATGGAGTTGGCTGGTGTTAGAGGAAATAGCGTAACATATAATGCTGAAATACATAATACCTCTACTGATAGCTCTCAAAGTGTAGCCAACAGTGGAAACCGTGTTGAAGCTAATGGAGGTGGTACATCGACTAATTCTGGAAGTCATCCCAATGGGAATTCTGAGAATCCTCAATCATTTGTTTCTTCTGGCAATGTTTCTACACAG ACCAACCATGCTCCTAGTCTTCCTCTCACTCCATCCATTTTGGGGATGCCTTCGTATCTTCCACCTGGACAGGTAACTGCTATGCATCCGTATATCATGCATCAACAAGGAGCTAATCACTCTGTAGCATCACACGTTCCGCAGTCCCATGTTGGGCATTTTCAATCTGTATCGGCAATGACTTCTCTCCAACAGTGGCAGAATCAACAG GCTGAAGAAAACCCTTCAAGATCAGATTCGAATTATGGCTATGAGTATTCTGTCAATGGACAAAGTCTGCATCCTGATTATCTTAATGGTCATATAAGCCAAGGAATTGATCCTCATTGCCAAATAACATCTAATGAGGCAGCGCAG ACCCTGGAGTCTGTGGAGAAGAGCTATTTTGTTGGCTCTGACCCCCAGCACAGTTTACAACAGATCTCTTCACACTTCCAAGAAGCATTGCGTTTGGACTCTCTCAATCAAACCAGTGAAATCAAG ACTGATGAGAATGGCGCTGGCAACATTTCCAACAGTGAGCCTGAAATTCAAGATGTGTTGACAGAGCATCCTGGTTCTGCTATTGAGCCATCACCATCTGAATCGTCTGTTCACAATGTGCACTTTTCTGAAGCTACAGTGAACAGTGCTGGTGACACTGTTTTGTCTGAGTCATTTGTCTCAACTGATCAGGCAGATGGTTTGTCGATTGGAAAAATCCCTGAGTCTGCCCTCCTTGAGGAAGGAGCATTATTAGCTTGCATTGTCCGAACTATCCCAGCAGGAGGCAAAATTCGTATTAGTTCTACG CTTCCAAATAGACTGGGGAAGATGCTTGCACCTCTTCACTGGCATGATTACAAGAGGAAGTATGGTAAACTTGATGACTTTGTGAGCAGTCACCCTGAA CTTTTTTTAATTGAAGGGGATTACATTCAACTTCGAGAGGGTGCACAAGGAATTATTGCTGCTACAGCAGCAGTGGCAAAAGTCGCTGCAGCTGCTGCAGCATCTTCTCCTTACTCATCTTTTTTTCCTCCCGTGGCTGTTACACCTATGGCTCATGCTGGTCGAGTTAAGAAGCTATCATctttggaacccaaaccaatgAGAAATTCTGCTGACAGTTCACATCCATCAGCGATGCATAACCACCATTCTAATGGTTCTGGTTATGTTTCTGGAAACCTTTCCAATGTGAAAATTTTGAGCAAGTCCAAAGATTCTTTGGAACTCAATGGCCATGAGATTAGGTCTGGACAGCCCCTGATGGTTCCTGCTGAAAATGGTGCGCATTCTGATAGATCTATTCTGGGACACCCACAAAACCAGGTGCCTATTCATGCAAGGGGCAGTCCTAATTTTATTGCTAAACAGCAGGGCAG GACTGCTTCTGCTGGATTGGCCTCAAGAAGATA G
- the LOC110797285 gene encoding uncharacterized protein isoform X5 — protein sequence MEAAAAAGRGVSLSQAPSQLPSRKQWRVVSEHSDRSSGAEDLERSKLGQSDERTIYEVQQGQEPIGGVEYCSIQMDGIMGMDDGILQQRIHSLARHREEMQQMENELRAQLIVKSEIVEMQNSFDARYKEQANAVARLQEQLHERDQSMHELERKIEEKDRELHAVRLDSEAAWAKEDLLREQKQEIASFRRERDNIEAERAHHRQQIHDLQEHIQDKERQVSELQEQHRVAQDTILYKDEQIRDAQAWMARVQEMDVLQSSTLQVELRERTEQYNQLWVGCQRQFQEMERLHMQAIQQLQMELAGVRGNSVTYNAEIHNTSTDSSQSVANSGNRVEANGGGTSTNSGSHPNGNSENPQSFVSSGNVSTQVTAMHPYIMHQQGANHSVASHVPQSHVGHFQSVSAMTSLQQWQNQQAVSEDPSVNSQNLYSMSQAEENPSRSDSNYGYEYSVNGQSLHPDYLNGHISQGIDPHCQITSNEAAQTLESVEKSYFVGSDPQHSLQQISSHFQEALRLDSLNQTSEIKTDENGAGNISNSEPEIQDVLTEHPGSAIEPSPSESSVHNVHFSEATVNSAGDTVLSESFVSTDQADGLSIGKIPESALLEEGALLACIVRTIPAGGKIRISSTLPNRLGKMLAPLHWHDYKRKYGKLDDFVSSHPELFLIEGDYIQLREGAQGIIAATAAVAKVAAAAAASSPYSSFFPPVAVTPMAHAGRVKKLSSLEPKPMRNSADSSHPSAMHNHHSNGSGYVSGNLSNVKILSKSKDSLELNGHEIRSGQPLMVPAENGAHSDRSILGHPQNQVPIHARGSPNFIAKQQGRTASAGLASRR from the exons ATGGAGGCTGCGGCCGCTGCTGGACGCGGCGTTTCGCTGTCTCAGGCGCCGTCTCAGTTGCCTTCTCGTAAGCAATGGCGTGTCGTTTCGGAACACTCCGATAGAAGCTCCGGAGCTGag GACTTAGAAAGGTCGAAATTAGGGCAATCTGATGAAAGGACCATATACGAG GTACAGCAGGGACAAGAGCCGATTGGTGGGGTAGAATACTGCTCGATACAGATGGACGGAATTATGGGTATGGATGACGGGATTTTGCAGCAAAGAATTCATAGTCTGGCCAGACATAGAGAAGAGATGCAGCAAATGGAGAATGAGCTTAGGGCTCAGTTGATTGTGAAATCCGAGATTGTGGAAATGCAGAATAGCTTTGATGCGCGTTACAAAGAACAAGCCAATGCTGTTGCAAGGCTCCAG GAACAACTTCACGAAAGAGACCAATCGATGCATGAGCTTGAGAGGAAGATAGAGGAGAAAGATCGAGAGTTGCATGCTGTGAGATTGGATAGCGAAGCA GCTTGGGCTAAGGAAGATCTTCTAAGGGAGCAAAAACAAGAAATAGCAAGCTTTCG GAGGGAGCGTGATAACATTGAAGCCGAGAGAGCCCATCACAGACAACAGATACATGATCTTCAAGAACATATTCAAGATAAAGAGAGACAAGTGTCTGAGTTGCAAGAGCAG CATAGGGTAGCTCAAGACACGATCCTCTACAAGGATGAACAGATACGCGATGCACAAGCTTGGATGGCACGAGTGCAGGAAATGGATGTCTTGCAATCAAGTACTTTGCAAGTTGAGCTACGGGAACGTACAGAGCAGTATAACCAGCTCTGGGTGGGTTGTCAAAGACAG ttcCAAGAGATGGAGAGGCTACACATGCAGGCGATTCAGCAGCTTCAGATGGAGTTGGCTGGTGTTAGAGGAAATAGCGTAACATATAATGCTGAAATACATAATACCTCTACTGATAGCTCTCAAAGTGTAGCCAACAGTGGAAACCGTGTTGAAGCTAATGGAGGTGGTACATCGACTAATTCTGGAAGTCATCCCAATGGGAATTCTGAGAATCCTCAATCATTTGTTTCTTCTGGCAATGTTTCTACACAG GTAACTGCTATGCATCCGTATATCATGCATCAACAAGGAGCTAATCACTCTGTAGCATCACACGTTCCGCAGTCCCATGTTGGGCATTTTCAATCTGTATCGGCAATGACTTCTCTCCAACAGTGGCAGAATCAACAG GCTGTATCAGAAGATCCTTCTGTCAACTCTCAGAACCTATACTCTATGTCCCAGGCTGAAGAAAACCCTTCAAGATCAGATTCGAATTATGGCTATGAGTATTCTGTCAATGGACAAAGTCTGCATCCTGATTATCTTAATGGTCATATAAGCCAAGGAATTGATCCTCATTGCCAAATAACATCTAATGAGGCAGCGCAG ACCCTGGAGTCTGTGGAGAAGAGCTATTTTGTTGGCTCTGACCCCCAGCACAGTTTACAACAGATCTCTTCACACTTCCAAGAAGCATTGCGTTTGGACTCTCTCAATCAAACCAGTGAAATCAAG ACTGATGAGAATGGCGCTGGCAACATTTCCAACAGTGAGCCTGAAATTCAAGATGTGTTGACAGAGCATCCTGGTTCTGCTATTGAGCCATCACCATCTGAATCGTCTGTTCACAATGTGCACTTTTCTGAAGCTACAGTGAACAGTGCTGGTGACACTGTTTTGTCTGAGTCATTTGTCTCAACTGATCAGGCAGATGGTTTGTCGATTGGAAAAATCCCTGAGTCTGCCCTCCTTGAGGAAGGAGCATTATTAGCTTGCATTGTCCGAACTATCCCAGCAGGAGGCAAAATTCGTATTAGTTCTACG CTTCCAAATAGACTGGGGAAGATGCTTGCACCTCTTCACTGGCATGATTACAAGAGGAAGTATGGTAAACTTGATGACTTTGTGAGCAGTCACCCTGAA CTTTTTTTAATTGAAGGGGATTACATTCAACTTCGAGAGGGTGCACAAGGAATTATTGCTGCTACAGCAGCAGTGGCAAAAGTCGCTGCAGCTGCTGCAGCATCTTCTCCTTACTCATCTTTTTTTCCTCCCGTGGCTGTTACACCTATGGCTCATGCTGGTCGAGTTAAGAAGCTATCATctttggaacccaaaccaatgAGAAATTCTGCTGACAGTTCACATCCATCAGCGATGCATAACCACCATTCTAATGGTTCTGGTTATGTTTCTGGAAACCTTTCCAATGTGAAAATTTTGAGCAAGTCCAAAGATTCTTTGGAACTCAATGGCCATGAGATTAGGTCTGGACAGCCCCTGATGGTTCCTGCTGAAAATGGTGCGCATTCTGATAGATCTATTCTGGGACACCCACAAAACCAGGTGCCTATTCATGCAAGGGGCAGTCCTAATTTTATTGCTAAACAGCAGGGCAG GACTGCTTCTGCTGGATTGGCCTCAAGAAGATA G
- the LOC110797285 gene encoding uncharacterized protein isoform X6 yields MEAAAAAGRGVSLSQAPSQLPSRKQWRVVSEHSDRSSGAEDLERSKLGQSDERTIYEQGQEPIGGVEYCSIQMDGIMGMDDGILQQRIHSLARHREEMQQMENELRAQLIVKSEIVEMQNSFDARYKEQANAVARLQEQLHERDQSMHELERKIEEKDRELHAVRLDSEAAWAKEDLLREQKQEIASFRRERDNIEAERAHHRQQIHDLQEHIQDKERQVSELQEQHRVAQDTILYKDEQIRDAQAWMARVQEMDVLQSSTLQVELRERTEQYNQLWVGCQRQFQEMERLHMQAIQQLQMELAGVRGNSVTYNAEIHNTSTDSSQSVANSGNRVEANGGGTSTNSGSHPNGNSENPQSFVSSGNVSTQVTAMHPYIMHQQGANHSVASHVPQSHVGHFQSVSAMTSLQQWQNQQAVSEDPSVNSQNLYSMSQAEENPSRSDSNYGYEYSVNGQSLHPDYLNGHISQGIDPHCQITSNEAAQTLESVEKSYFVGSDPQHSLQQISSHFQEALRLDSLNQTSEIKTDENGAGNISNSEPEIQDVLTEHPGSAIEPSPSESSVHNVHFSEATVNSAGDTVLSESFVSTDQADGLSIGKIPESALLEEGALLACIVRTIPAGGKIRISSTLPNRLGKMLAPLHWHDYKRKYGKLDDFVSSHPELFLIEGDYIQLREGAQGIIAATAAVAKVAAAAAASSPYSSFFPPVAVTPMAHAGRVKKLSSLEPKPMRNSADSSHPSAMHNHHSNGSGYVSGNLSNVKILSKSKDSLELNGHEIRSGQPLMVPAENGAHSDRSILGHPQNQVPIHARGSPNFIAKQQGRTASAGLASRR; encoded by the exons ATGGAGGCTGCGGCCGCTGCTGGACGCGGCGTTTCGCTGTCTCAGGCGCCGTCTCAGTTGCCTTCTCGTAAGCAATGGCGTGTCGTTTCGGAACACTCCGATAGAAGCTCCGGAGCTGag GACTTAGAAAGGTCGAAATTAGGGCAATCTGATGAAAGGACCATATACGAG CAGGGACAAGAGCCGATTGGTGGGGTAGAATACTGCTCGATACAGATGGACGGAATTATGGGTATGGATGACGGGATTTTGCAGCAAAGAATTCATAGTCTGGCCAGACATAGAGAAGAGATGCAGCAAATGGAGAATGAGCTTAGGGCTCAGTTGATTGTGAAATCCGAGATTGTGGAAATGCAGAATAGCTTTGATGCGCGTTACAAAGAACAAGCCAATGCTGTTGCAAGGCTCCAG GAACAACTTCACGAAAGAGACCAATCGATGCATGAGCTTGAGAGGAAGATAGAGGAGAAAGATCGAGAGTTGCATGCTGTGAGATTGGATAGCGAAGCA GCTTGGGCTAAGGAAGATCTTCTAAGGGAGCAAAAACAAGAAATAGCAAGCTTTCG GAGGGAGCGTGATAACATTGAAGCCGAGAGAGCCCATCACAGACAACAGATACATGATCTTCAAGAACATATTCAAGATAAAGAGAGACAAGTGTCTGAGTTGCAAGAGCAG CATAGGGTAGCTCAAGACACGATCCTCTACAAGGATGAACAGATACGCGATGCACAAGCTTGGATGGCACGAGTGCAGGAAATGGATGTCTTGCAATCAAGTACTTTGCAAGTTGAGCTACGGGAACGTACAGAGCAGTATAACCAGCTCTGGGTGGGTTGTCAAAGACAG ttcCAAGAGATGGAGAGGCTACACATGCAGGCGATTCAGCAGCTTCAGATGGAGTTGGCTGGTGTTAGAGGAAATAGCGTAACATATAATGCTGAAATACATAATACCTCTACTGATAGCTCTCAAAGTGTAGCCAACAGTGGAAACCGTGTTGAAGCTAATGGAGGTGGTACATCGACTAATTCTGGAAGTCATCCCAATGGGAATTCTGAGAATCCTCAATCATTTGTTTCTTCTGGCAATGTTTCTACACAG GTAACTGCTATGCATCCGTATATCATGCATCAACAAGGAGCTAATCACTCTGTAGCATCACACGTTCCGCAGTCCCATGTTGGGCATTTTCAATCTGTATCGGCAATGACTTCTCTCCAACAGTGGCAGAATCAACAG GCTGTATCAGAAGATCCTTCTGTCAACTCTCAGAACCTATACTCTATGTCCCAGGCTGAAGAAAACCCTTCAAGATCAGATTCGAATTATGGCTATGAGTATTCTGTCAATGGACAAAGTCTGCATCCTGATTATCTTAATGGTCATATAAGCCAAGGAATTGATCCTCATTGCCAAATAACATCTAATGAGGCAGCGCAG ACCCTGGAGTCTGTGGAGAAGAGCTATTTTGTTGGCTCTGACCCCCAGCACAGTTTACAACAGATCTCTTCACACTTCCAAGAAGCATTGCGTTTGGACTCTCTCAATCAAACCAGTGAAATCAAG ACTGATGAGAATGGCGCTGGCAACATTTCCAACAGTGAGCCTGAAATTCAAGATGTGTTGACAGAGCATCCTGGTTCTGCTATTGAGCCATCACCATCTGAATCGTCTGTTCACAATGTGCACTTTTCTGAAGCTACAGTGAACAGTGCTGGTGACACTGTTTTGTCTGAGTCATTTGTCTCAACTGATCAGGCAGATGGTTTGTCGATTGGAAAAATCCCTGAGTCTGCCCTCCTTGAGGAAGGAGCATTATTAGCTTGCATTGTCCGAACTATCCCAGCAGGAGGCAAAATTCGTATTAGTTCTACG CTTCCAAATAGACTGGGGAAGATGCTTGCACCTCTTCACTGGCATGATTACAAGAGGAAGTATGGTAAACTTGATGACTTTGTGAGCAGTCACCCTGAA CTTTTTTTAATTGAAGGGGATTACATTCAACTTCGAGAGGGTGCACAAGGAATTATTGCTGCTACAGCAGCAGTGGCAAAAGTCGCTGCAGCTGCTGCAGCATCTTCTCCTTACTCATCTTTTTTTCCTCCCGTGGCTGTTACACCTATGGCTCATGCTGGTCGAGTTAAGAAGCTATCATctttggaacccaaaccaatgAGAAATTCTGCTGACAGTTCACATCCATCAGCGATGCATAACCACCATTCTAATGGTTCTGGTTATGTTTCTGGAAACCTTTCCAATGTGAAAATTTTGAGCAAGTCCAAAGATTCTTTGGAACTCAATGGCCATGAGATTAGGTCTGGACAGCCCCTGATGGTTCCTGCTGAAAATGGTGCGCATTCTGATAGATCTATTCTGGGACACCCACAAAACCAGGTGCCTATTCATGCAAGGGGCAGTCCTAATTTTATTGCTAAACAGCAGGGCAG GACTGCTTCTGCTGGATTGGCCTCAAGAAGATA G